The Saccharothrix variisporea genome has a segment encoding these proteins:
- a CDS encoding phage tail protein codes for MRTGGPTLPTPHPLADRLPAVYLEDDFTQRFLAALDEVLAPVFTALDGFAGYLDPKVAPEDFLDWLGHWVALDVGEGWSVLQRRALVANAVQLHRWRGTRRGLIAHVRLLTGGQVEVVDSGGCTSSDRPGVPLPDTGPARVVVRVRVADPGAVDRVRLSAAIAAAVPAHVVVELEVGGL; via the coding sequence ATGAGGACCGGCGGACCCACTCTGCCCACACCGCACCCGCTGGCCGACCGGCTGCCCGCGGTGTACCTGGAGGACGACTTCACGCAGCGGTTCCTGGCCGCGCTGGACGAGGTGCTGGCCCCGGTGTTCACCGCGCTGGACGGGTTCGCGGGCTACCTCGATCCGAAGGTGGCCCCGGAGGACTTCCTGGACTGGCTGGGGCACTGGGTGGCGCTGGACGTGGGCGAGGGCTGGTCGGTGCTGCAACGCCGGGCGCTGGTGGCCAACGCCGTGCAGCTGCACCGGTGGCGCGGCACGCGGCGCGGGCTCATCGCGCACGTGCGGCTGCTGACCGGCGGACAGGTGGAGGTCGTGGACAGCGGCGGCTGCACGTCCTCGGACCGGCCCGGGGTGCCGCTGCCGGACACCGGTCCGGCGCGGGTCGTCGTGCGGGTGCGGGTGGCCGACCCGGGCGCGGTGGACCGGGTGCGGCTGTCGGCCGCGATCGCCGCCGCGGTGCCCGCGCACGTGGTGGTGGAATTGGAGGTCGGGGGACTGTGA
- a CDS encoding zinc ribbon domain-containing protein — protein sequence MIVCAQCGERNARGAEFCGSCGTYLEWERTPAAQPVPNQPQGRPGWNGPGHAAPHPRPAWNPPQPPPGWGGPGQSGSGRPVPPPGWGGPGRSGSGQPAPPHGPPPGWGGPGQSGSGPPVPPQGPPQGPPPQQPGAMQPTDERRTPPPPRPQYTERRQPQPGDLICGQCGEANPPTRKFCSRCGEKLADAQVVPEKWWRRLFPRREPAKAGTRHRRRGSVGRTVGRVLRWSVVVALLGGLGLYGLHGQFRGAVNGQATGLVRTVKDWFSNEAKPIRPNDVTANVASPGHEPKLAADNNTATYWSAPLEPTPPALVLEFDHKVDLAQALFLVGIPNAFQTAHRPDKVHLVYSNGKTQDLNLVDLPEPKAVKLEGAQGVEWVEVHVETVHRSLQGNEVAISEIELFTVE from the coding sequence GTGATCGTCTGTGCGCAGTGCGGGGAGCGCAACGCCCGGGGTGCGGAGTTCTGCGGGTCGTGCGGCACCTACCTGGAGTGGGAACGCACCCCCGCGGCCCAACCGGTGCCGAACCAGCCGCAGGGCAGGCCCGGGTGGAACGGGCCGGGGCACGCCGCACCGCACCCGAGGCCGGCGTGGAACCCGCCGCAACCGCCGCCGGGCTGGGGCGGGCCGGGCCAGAGCGGCTCCGGCCGACCGGTGCCCCCGCCGGGGTGGGGTGGGCCGGGCCGGAGCGGTTCCGGTCAGCCGGCGCCGCCCCACGGTCCGCCGCCGGGGTGGGGTGGGCCGGGGCAGAGCGGGTCCGGCCCGCCGGTGCCGCCACAAGGGCCGCCGCAGGGTCCGCCGCCGCAGCAGCCGGGGGCCATGCAGCCCACCGACGAGCGCCGCACCCCGCCACCGCCGCGCCCGCAGTACACCGAGCGCCGCCAACCCCAGCCCGGTGACCTGATCTGCGGCCAGTGCGGCGAGGCCAACCCGCCGACCCGGAAGTTCTGCTCCCGGTGCGGCGAGAAGCTGGCCGACGCCCAGGTGGTGCCGGAGAAGTGGTGGCGGCGCTTGTTCCCCCGCCGCGAGCCCGCCAAGGCCGGCACCCGCCACCGCAGGCGCGGTTCGGTCGGCCGCACGGTCGGCCGGGTGCTGCGCTGGTCGGTCGTGGTCGCCCTGCTCGGCGGCCTGGGCCTGTACGGCCTGCACGGCCAGTTCCGCGGCGCCGTCAACGGCCAGGCCACCGGCCTCGTCCGCACGGTCAAGGACTGGTTCAGCAACGAGGCCAAGCCGATCCGCCCCAACGACGTCACGGCCAACGTCGCCAGCCCCGGTCACGAGCCGAAGCTGGCCGCCGACAACAACACGGCCACCTACTGGTCCGCGCCCCTGGAACCGACCCCACCGGCGCTGGTGCTCGAGTTCGACCACAAGGTGGACCTGGCGCAGGCGCTGTTCCTGGTCGGCATCCCCAACGCGTTCCAGACCGCGCACCGCCCCGACAAGGTGCACCTGGTCTATTCGAACGGCAAGACCCAGGACCTCAACCTGGTCGACCTGCCCGAGCCCAAGGCCGTGAAGCTGGAGGGCGCGCAGGGCGTCGAGTGGGTCGAGGTGCACGTCGAGACGGTGCACCGGTCGTTGCAGGGCAACGAGGTCGCCATCTCCGAGATCGAGCTCTTCACGGTGGAATGA
- a CDS encoding DUF11 domain-containing protein: protein MIGRTSRTTAVALAGVLLGTALLADRPTATAQPEPLKPYRIGFSRAVPDEAGDLWSTDSRGGNPLPTTTGGSPHDTDPAYSPDGTRIAWTSTQGEGRVVKVANADGTGQRTLRGADPTWSPDGTRLAVTYENEVRILRVSDGALLDTIPFPDHMTGYDSQPAWSPDGRGIAFTRDTRAVEVPLVHPRSVGGSTPLGGEFTTSATLRTPEVPARPEIMFLLDTTFSMDTAVRAVRANLVDAMRQIAEKEPLARFGIAAYQDASDGESLRYQPATAMTTREEVKKILEDKDKLVIGDGGDDPEDWFNALHRVTQDGIFTQPGTSRIVVVAGDAASHNSPDKCGDYYGPNNCEADYPYWEESRIERELKALGIHLVAVPVVPPAPTVPAAAAEVPGLNGREQASRLTDATGGVLTEGYRPDQIVAGIRHGISRLPVTVTPQAYCPDGVSIEFTPPSATVPGNTDVTFQETVRLDPPEPGIAAVGDRDECRVEFLFDGARPSRPHNQTIRVTEVAGGNPTVVVNGDTVISQNGTPVAVPFTAAAKTADGEPLVPTCDATPGQLFPVGVTTVTCTARDGTRSSTASAPVGVFVPESRDTRDIWFVDLSGPVRQINLSRLFAAECARDDTSPAWSPDGGRLVFTHADRSLCVADASGANARRIFTADLCLDSPAWSPDGALIAFDQCAGEFGASRIWQVSPSGGPATVLVQDPDADVGVAAFQPLADLVVVGAVAPAAIPFEGTTTVRFTVTNAGLAPTTPTITLSVPPGLRVENVTTTAGTCDDTVCAPGRLLPRERVEIRVVVTGTAAGSQVVAADAGQDVNPGDNAARVTIRVADPIKPPANPGSLSMAVAALPQESFVGGDDIVLSYKVRNGAGEPMTDVRVVTSLPPQLAPPKAVSPGCAADGSVCVIGVLQPLQEVDVRITLPAKAAVDTTAGGSVLGVGPDNNAGDNTAVAKVVVRQPKLTVDPLVGPGGFVPRTTGTGFPPGGTVKLAWTVGISATPGTVSVKDDGTFDAQVLVFENDQVGPRELAATAEAGPGFAAVRSNPFLVVPKSLQPPDFVGRG, encoded by the coding sequence GTGATCGGACGGACGAGCAGGACGACCGCGGTGGCCCTGGCCGGCGTACTGCTGGGCACAGCCCTGCTCGCCGACCGCCCGACCGCCACAGCCCAACCCGAACCGCTCAAGCCCTACCGGATCGGTTTCAGCCGGGCCGTGCCGGACGAGGCCGGCGACCTGTGGAGCACCGACTCGCGCGGCGGCAACCCGCTGCCGACCACGACCGGTGGCTCGCCGCACGACACCGACCCCGCGTACTCGCCGGACGGCACCCGGATCGCGTGGACCTCCACGCAAGGCGAGGGAAGGGTGGTCAAGGTCGCCAACGCGGACGGCACCGGCCAGCGCACCCTGCGCGGCGCGGACCCGACGTGGTCCCCGGACGGCACCCGGCTCGCCGTCACCTACGAGAACGAAGTCCGCATCCTGCGCGTGTCCGACGGGGCCTTGCTGGACACCATCCCGTTCCCCGACCACATGACCGGCTACGACAGCCAACCCGCGTGGTCGCCGGACGGGCGGGGGATCGCGTTCACACGCGACACGCGGGCCGTCGAGGTCCCACTGGTCCACCCGCGCTCGGTCGGCGGATCCACCCCGCTCGGCGGCGAGTTCACCACCAGCGCCACCCTGCGCACCCCGGAGGTCCCGGCCCGCCCGGAGATCATGTTCCTGCTGGACACCACGTTCTCGATGGACACGGCCGTCCGCGCCGTCCGCGCCAACCTGGTCGACGCCATGCGGCAGATCGCGGAGAAGGAACCGCTGGCACGCTTCGGCATCGCCGCCTACCAGGACGCCTCGGACGGCGAGTCCCTGCGCTACCAGCCGGCCACGGCGATGACGACCCGTGAAGAGGTCAAGAAGATACTGGAGGACAAGGACAAGCTCGTGATCGGCGACGGCGGCGACGACCCCGAGGACTGGTTCAACGCGCTGCACCGGGTCACGCAGGACGGGATCTTCACCCAGCCGGGCACGAGCCGGATCGTGGTCGTCGCCGGTGACGCGGCCAGCCACAACTCCCCCGACAAGTGCGGCGACTACTACGGCCCGAACAACTGCGAGGCCGACTACCCGTACTGGGAGGAGTCCCGGATCGAGCGGGAGCTCAAAGCCCTCGGCATCCACCTGGTCGCGGTGCCCGTGGTGCCCCCCGCCCCCACCGTCCCCGCCGCCGCCGCCGAAGTGCCGGGGCTGAACGGCCGGGAGCAGGCGTCCCGGCTCACCGACGCCACCGGCGGCGTGCTCACCGAGGGCTATCGGCCCGACCAGATCGTGGCGGGCATCCGGCACGGCATCTCGCGGTTGCCGGTCACGGTGACCCCGCAGGCGTACTGCCCTGACGGCGTCTCCATCGAGTTCACCCCGCCGTCCGCGACCGTGCCGGGCAACACCGACGTGACCTTCCAGGAGACCGTGCGGCTGGACCCGCCCGAACCCGGCATCGCCGCGGTCGGCGACCGGGACGAGTGCCGGGTGGAGTTCCTGTTCGACGGCGCCCGGCCCAGTCGGCCGCACAACCAGACGATCCGGGTCACCGAGGTCGCCGGCGGGAACCCGACCGTCGTCGTCAACGGCGACACCGTGATCAGCCAGAACGGCACGCCGGTCGCCGTCCCGTTCACCGCCGCCGCCAAGACCGCGGACGGCGAGCCGCTCGTCCCGACCTGCGACGCCACGCCGGGGCAGCTGTTCCCGGTCGGCGTCACCACCGTCACCTGCACCGCACGCGACGGCACGCGCAGCAGCACCGCCAGTGCGCCGGTCGGGGTGTTCGTCCCGGAGTCCCGGGACACCCGGGACATCTGGTTCGTCGACCTCTCCGGACCGGTGCGGCAGATCAACCTGTCCCGGCTGTTCGCCGCGGAGTGCGCGCGCGACGACACGTCCCCCGCCTGGTCACCGGACGGCGGCCGGCTGGTGTTCACGCACGCGGACCGGTCGCTGTGCGTGGCCGACGCGTCGGGCGCGAACGCCCGGCGGATCTTCACCGCGGACCTCTGCCTGGACTCGCCCGCGTGGTCGCCGGACGGGGCGCTCATCGCGTTCGACCAGTGCGCGGGCGAGTTCGGCGCGAGCCGCATCTGGCAGGTCTCGCCGTCCGGCGGCCCGGCGACCGTGCTGGTCCAGGACCCGGACGCGGACGTCGGGGTGGCCGCGTTCCAGCCGTTGGCCGACCTCGTCGTGGTGGGTGCGGTCGCGCCGGCGGCCATCCCGTTCGAGGGCACGACGACCGTCCGGTTCACCGTCACCAACGCCGGTCTCGCGCCGACCACGCCGACTATCACCCTGTCCGTCCCACCGGGGCTCCGCGTCGAGAACGTCACCACCACCGCGGGCACGTGCGACGACACGGTCTGCGCGCCGGGGCGCCTCCTGCCGCGCGAGCGGGTCGAGATCCGGGTGGTGGTCACCGGGACCGCGGCCGGCAGTCAGGTGGTCGCGGCCGACGCGGGCCAGGACGTGAACCCGGGCGACAACGCGGCGCGGGTGACGATCCGCGTGGCCGACCCGATCAAGCCGCCCGCCAACCCCGGTTCCCTGTCGATGGCCGTCGCCGCGCTGCCGCAGGAGAGTTTCGTCGGCGGTGACGACATCGTGCTGTCCTACAAGGTCCGCAACGGCGCGGGGGAACCCATGACGGACGTCCGCGTGGTCACCTCGCTGCCACCGCAGCTGGCCCCGCCCAAGGCCGTCTCGCCGGGCTGTGCCGCCGACGGGTCGGTGTGCGTGATCGGTGTGCTGCAACCGCTCCAGGAGGTCGACGTGCGGATCACGTTGCCCGCCAAGGCCGCCGTGGACACCACCGCGGGTGGTTCGGTGCTCGGTGTCGGGCCGGACAACAACGCCGGCGACAACACCGCCGTGGCGAAGGTCGTGGTGCGGCAACCGAAACTGACCGTCGACCCGCTCGTCGGGCCGGGCGGGTTCGTGCCGCGCACCACCGGCACCGGGTTCCCGCCCGGCGGCACGGTGAAGCTGGCCTGGACGGTCGGCATCTCCGCCACGCCCGGCACGGTGTCGGTCAAGGACGACGGCACGTTCGACGCCCAGGTCCTGGTGTTCGAGAACGACCAGGTCGGGCCGCGCGAACTGGCCGCGACCGCGGAAGCCGGGCCGGGCTTCGCGGCCGTGCGCTCCAACCCGTTCCTGGTCGTCCCGAAGTCCCTGCAACCACCCGACTTCGTCGGGCGCGGCTGA
- a CDS encoding helix-turn-helix transcriptional regulator, which yields MNGEQIAVVLHAADSITRAGVTAALRSRPEIRLVEPDEPAPVALVVLEKLDGPAQQLLRRLQVQGSPNIVLVAGDIADPELLNIVSSGVSAVIRRSDATPDTLVRLIKATAAGQGALPPDLLGRLLDRVSRLQRNVLNPNGWTMAGMSDRETEVLRLIADGFETREIAEKLCYSQRTVKSILHDITNRFQLRNRAHAVAFALREGLI from the coding sequence ATGAACGGTGAGCAGATCGCGGTGGTGCTGCACGCGGCGGACTCGATCACGCGGGCCGGGGTGACCGCGGCTCTGCGGTCGCGGCCGGAGATCCGGCTGGTCGAGCCGGACGAGCCGGCGCCGGTCGCCTTGGTGGTGCTGGAGAAGCTGGACGGACCCGCGCAGCAGCTGTTGCGCCGGCTGCAGGTGCAGGGCAGTCCGAACATCGTGCTGGTGGCCGGTGACATCGCCGACCCGGAGCTGCTGAACATCGTCAGCTCCGGGGTGTCGGCGGTGATCCGCAGGTCCGACGCCACGCCCGACACGTTGGTGCGCTTGATCAAGGCGACCGCGGCGGGCCAGGGCGCGCTGCCGCCGGACCTGCTGGGCCGGCTGCTGGACCGGGTGTCGAGGTTGCAGCGCAACGTGCTCAACCCGAACGGCTGGACCATGGCCGGCATGTCCGACCGGGAGACCGAGGTGCTGCGCCTGATCGCGGACGGCTTCGAGACCCGCGAGATCGCCGAGAAGCTGTGCTACTCGCAGCGGACCGTGAAGAGCATCCTGCACGACATCACCAACCGGTTCCAGTTGCGCAACCGAGCGCACGCGGTGGCCTTCGCCTTGCGTGAGGGTTTGATCTAG
- a CDS encoding response regulator has translation MLRALLVDDHPLFRYGLAAALTAASDVELVGEASGGEMAVELAGTLKPDVVVMDLNMPDLGGVEATRRIVARDPSVRVLVLTMFDDDESVFAAMRAGALGYLLKAAKPQQIVRAVRAVAEGEAIFSPGIAVRLLAYFGTGGRAKPEAFPELTTREREVLRLMADGRGNAAIARVLVLSPKTVRNHVSNILRKLHVADRAQAVSRAKEAGLGDDPGQVGTTRP, from the coding sequence ATGCTGCGGGCGCTGCTCGTGGACGACCACCCGCTGTTCCGCTACGGGCTCGCCGCCGCCCTGACCGCCGCGTCAGATGTGGAGCTGGTCGGCGAGGCGTCCGGCGGGGAGATGGCCGTCGAGCTGGCGGGCACGCTGAAGCCGGACGTCGTGGTGATGGACCTGAACATGCCCGACCTGGGCGGGGTCGAGGCCACCCGGCGGATCGTGGCGCGGGACCCGAGCGTGCGGGTGCTGGTGCTGACCATGTTCGACGACGACGAGTCGGTGTTCGCGGCGATGCGCGCGGGCGCGTTGGGCTACCTGCTCAAGGCCGCCAAGCCGCAGCAGATCGTGCGCGCGGTGCGGGCGGTCGCGGAGGGCGAGGCGATCTTCAGCCCGGGGATCGCGGTGCGGCTGCTGGCCTACTTCGGCACGGGCGGGCGGGCCAAGCCCGAGGCGTTCCCGGAGCTGACCACGCGGGAGCGCGAGGTCCTGCGGCTGATGGCCGACGGGCGGGGCAACGCGGCCATCGCTCGGGTGCTGGTGCTCAGCCCCAAGACCGTGCGCAACCACGTGTCGAACATCCTGCGCAAGCTGCACGTCGCCGACCGCGCGCAGGCGGTGTCCCGGGCCAAGGAAGCCGGTTTGGGCGACGACCCGGGACAGGTCGGGACAACCCGCCCATAG
- a CDS encoding sensor histidine kinase — translation MRREIAVSTDAADEAGRPPALSADAAGHPITLPTEPAGRRAMPAEPAGTRIAVSTDAADEVRRRVLRDLHDGLGPSLAAVALGLRAARHLLGHDPASAGPLLARLEEEVHHAVGEIRRLAAGAYPAELARLGLAGAVRAHVATLADRHPVRVDVQVAGTLPELPVAVQVAAYRIVCEALTNVVRHAGARHCVVRLWCAGGLHVEVVDDGVGACPRGGDGIGLSSMRERAREVGGTWAMEHAAAGGTRVAADLPVAGGV, via the coding sequence ATGCGTCGCGAGATCGCGGTGTCCACCGACGCGGCCGACGAGGCCGGACGCCCGCCCGCGCTGTCCGCAGACGCCGCCGGACACCCGATCACGCTGCCCACCGAACCCGCCGGGCGACGCGCGATGCCCGCCGAGCCCGCCGGGACCCGGATCGCGGTGTCCACCGACGCGGCCGACGAGGTCAGGCGCCGGGTGTTGCGGGACCTGCACGACGGGCTGGGGCCGTCGTTGGCGGCGGTCGCGCTGGGGTTGCGGGCCGCCCGGCACCTCCTGGGGCACGACCCGGCGTCGGCCGGACCGCTGCTCGCCCGGTTGGAGGAGGAGGTGCACCACGCCGTCGGGGAGATCCGGCGGTTGGCGGCGGGTGCCTACCCCGCCGAGCTGGCCCGGTTGGGGCTGGCGGGCGCGGTGCGGGCGCACGTGGCCACGCTGGCGGACCGGCACCCCGTGCGGGTGGACGTGCAGGTCGCGGGCACCCTGCCGGAGTTGCCGGTGGCGGTGCAGGTCGCGGCCTACCGGATCGTGTGCGAGGCGTTGACCAACGTGGTCCGGCACGCGGGCGCGCGGCACTGCGTCGTGCGGCTGTGGTGCGCGGGCGGGTTGCACGTCGAGGTCGTGGACGACGGCGTGGGCGCGTGCCCGCGCGGGGGTGACGGGATCGGGTTGAGCTCCATGCGGGAGCGCGCCCGCGAGGTGGGCGGCACCTGGGCGATGGAGCACGCCGCGGCGGGGGGCACGCGCGTGGCGGCGGACCTCCCGGTCGCGGGTGGGGTGTGA
- a CDS encoding radical SAM protein produces the protein MRQSAGGRAVLQVHPTRLCNLRCRHCYSSSGPDVAESVPIGLLTRVVEDAAALGYDVLNVTGGEPFLYPELPALLRSARDVGMRTTVTTNAVAMTQRRIGLVRGLVDLVAVSLDGDAPTHDRIRDQQGCFSKALAGIRRLTEAGIPVGVVTTLTQGNATQLGDVAVAATQSGALLLQVHPLEPEGVAGRLMANERPDAVELAYAAVELGRIAEEHGLAVQLDAVPRTMLTRKPEAFMAAPIDPDAPLGTWLTPLVIEANGAAVPVSYGFDRRYWLGNVHDRRLSEMAGSWDPHPFLDLCRTTWQRLAEGRTGPLIAWYGHLVRASRAPRSATAGSR, from the coding sequence ATGCGGCAGTCTGCGGGCGGCAGGGCGGTCCTACAGGTGCACCCGACGAGGCTGTGCAACCTCCGGTGCCGGCACTGCTACTCCAGCTCCGGCCCCGACGTCGCCGAGTCCGTGCCGATCGGCCTGCTGACCCGGGTGGTCGAGGACGCGGCGGCCCTCGGCTACGACGTCCTCAACGTGACCGGCGGCGAGCCGTTCCTGTACCCGGAGCTCCCAGCGTTGCTGAGGAGTGCTCGCGATGTGGGCATGCGCACGACGGTCACCACCAACGCCGTGGCCATGACCCAGCGGCGCATCGGCCTGGTGCGCGGCCTGGTCGACCTGGTGGCGGTGTCCCTGGACGGCGACGCACCGACCCACGACCGGATCAGGGACCAGCAGGGCTGCTTCAGCAAGGCCCTGGCCGGCATCCGCCGCCTCACCGAGGCCGGCATCCCGGTGGGCGTGGTCACCACCCTGACCCAGGGCAACGCGACCCAGTTGGGCGACGTCGCCGTGGCCGCGACCCAGTCCGGTGCCCTGCTGCTCCAGGTCCACCCCCTGGAACCGGAGGGTGTCGCCGGCCGCCTGATGGCCAACGAACGCCCGGACGCGGTCGAGCTCGCCTACGCCGCCGTCGAGCTGGGCCGCATCGCGGAGGAACACGGCCTGGCGGTGCAGCTCGACGCCGTCCCCAGGACCATGCTGACCCGCAAACCGGAGGCCTTCATGGCCGCCCCCATCGACCCGGACGCACCCCTGGGCACCTGGCTGACCCCGTTGGTGATCGAGGCGAACGGCGCGGCGGTCCCGGTCTCCTACGGCTTCGACCGCCGCTACTGGCTGGGCAACGTCCACGACCGCCGGCTGTCGGAAATGGCGGGTTCCTGGGACCCGCACCCGTTCCTGGACCTGTGCCGAACCACCTGGCAACGCCTGGCAGAGGGGCGAACCGGCCCGCTGATCGCCTGGTACGGCCACCTGGTCCGCGCCTCCCGCGCCCCCCGCTCGGCGACCGCGGGCAGCCGCTGA
- a CDS encoding PHP domain-containing protein: MDPLWALRQVAFQLERAGEPTYRVRAFRRAAEVVAGLPPGDLERRVEQGTLTELNGIGKATAGVIVDAVEGREPSYLSKIRGAPEVTGGAELRAQLKGDCHTHSDWSDGGSPIREMAEAARDLGHEWMVLTDHSPRLTVANGLSADRLRRQLEVVAELNTELAPFLILTGIEVDILDDGSLDQDPDLLAQLDIVVASVHSKLRMAEPEMTRRMVNAVSNPNVDVLGHCTGRLVVGRGRPESTFDARAVFEACREHGTAVEINSRPERRDPPGRLLALAVELGCTFSIDSDAHAPGQLDWLSFGCARAEEHGVPADRVINTRTAKDLLARR, translated from the coding sequence GTGGATCCGTTGTGGGCACTGCGGCAGGTGGCGTTCCAACTGGAACGAGCGGGCGAGCCGACGTACCGGGTGCGGGCGTTCCGCCGCGCGGCCGAGGTGGTCGCCGGCCTGCCGCCCGGTGACCTGGAGCGCCGCGTCGAGCAGGGGACGTTGACGGAGCTGAACGGCATCGGCAAGGCCACCGCCGGCGTGATCGTCGACGCGGTGGAGGGCCGTGAGCCGTCCTACCTCTCCAAGATCCGCGGCGCGCCCGAGGTGACCGGCGGCGCGGAGCTGAGGGCGCAGCTCAAGGGCGACTGCCACACCCACTCCGACTGGTCCGACGGGGGCAGTCCCATCCGCGAGATGGCCGAAGCGGCCCGCGACCTGGGTCACGAGTGGATGGTCCTGACCGACCACTCCCCCAGGCTCACCGTCGCCAACGGCCTGTCCGCCGACCGGTTGCGCCGGCAGCTGGAGGTCGTGGCCGAGCTGAACACCGAGCTGGCCCCGTTCCTGATCCTCACGGGCATCGAGGTCGACATCCTCGACGACGGCTCGCTCGACCAGGACCCGGACCTGTTGGCACAGCTGGACATCGTGGTCGCCAGCGTCCACTCCAAGCTGCGCATGGCGGAGCCGGAGATGACCCGGCGGATGGTCAACGCCGTGTCGAACCCGAACGTGGACGTGCTGGGCCACTGCACCGGCAGGCTGGTGGTCGGGCGCGGTCGGCCCGAGTCGACGTTCGACGCGCGGGCGGTGTTCGAGGCGTGCCGGGAGCACGGGACGGCGGTGGAGATCAACTCGCGTCCGGAACGGCGCGACCCGCCGGGGCGGTTGCTGGCGCTGGCGGTGGAGCTGGGGTGCACGTTCTCGATCGACAGCGACGCCCACGCGCCGGGTCAGCTGGACTGGCTGTCGTTCGGGTGCGCGCGGGCGGAGGAGCACGGCGTGCCGGCGGACCGGGTCATCAACACGCGGACGGCCAAGGACCTGCTCGCCCGGCGCTGA